CTGCAGATTCGCAATGTTTATTTGGGACGTTAAAGCTGGTCCTATCCCatttgcttcatcttggcATCTTTTAGCAAACATTTTGATCACATCTGCTTTCCCACTGAGAAGTCTCATAAGAGTCattgtctttcttctgctttctccGATTTTTTCCAACATCACTGAGAAATCCAGGTCGCGAGCCATGAATACCGAATCCTCGATTGCGTCGGCTTCGTACTCAAGTGATTGGATTACTGGAGCGAAGCTATCGGTGATATCATCAATTATAGCATAACAGATCCAGTCTGAGCTTACATCAACGTAGTCCCTTAGTTGTCTTACACGTCTTCTAACGTTCGCACAATGAGAGATGGGGCCGAAGTGAAAAGTCAACACACCTGAtctgaagacgatgatgtAGACATTGATAGGTTCCAAGAAGTCTTGCGATTCATTGTCACTTTCAAAGGTGTGGAAACAAACGAAATAGTAAGATTTGAATAATTCAACCTTTTCACGAGTCTCTTGCATTCTAATATCTTCAGCAGTCAGGGGGTGGATACCGAAAGCCTTTGCAATACATCTCATTTCATCGTCCGTGGGACAAGAACAATCTAGCCACCAAGTTGGCTGTCCGTCTCTAAACAACTCAGAAAAGTGCTCTCCTGGTTTCACCAGAGAAGCAATATCAGTCGCATGAACAGTCTCCTCTGATTCCGAcgagaagaatgaaaatCTGTTGGGAACAGCGAATTCGGGTTGGTAAGACTCAGAAGCGTAATTTTGTGGCGGATTGCGACTCCCAACACCAGCCTGTTCGCCATATGGTCGCTTGGTATATTTTTCTTGCGGTTCATCCTCTTCTACTTTATTAGCACCGAATGATATCCCCGGTGCCTGTGCAAGTGCCTCCTCCTGTGACGATGGGCTCGCGGCATCATCAGAGGGCTTTGGTGTATACCTAATTGCCGCTGACGACACACTCGTCGTTGTCGAACTAGAGCTGCCGCCGTGCTTCCACATAGAAGTTACATTTTGAGCTGGCTCCTTACAAGGCTGTTGATTCTTTAGCGCCACATACTGGTTTTGTTCGATTGAAGCTTGAGCAAATTCCTCCAGTTCATCAAAGTCGATACCGTTGACTCTAGTATGCAGCTGCGGCGGCATCGGGAAACAaacgtcttcttcagtttccTGAGACTCTCTAGAAGCCTTGGAGTCGCCACTATCAAACGAAGCCCTGCGGGCTTGCTTTCCCGAACCATTCAGGTGAGACAAGGTCTTTGTGAGAAGCGTTTTGGGATTGGCGGACCCGGCCGATGCAACCGAGTTTGCTCTAGATCTTTGATCATTCGAAGTTGTACCACCATGAGCATTGCCTGAAGACGCGTGTCCAATTTTCTGCAACGTTTGAGAGCTCATTGCACTGTTCACCTTTGCATTTGGTGCCTCACCAACAGAGGCGACTTTGGAGCCTCTCCTGCCGGAGGGACTACTGCTATTGCCAGACACCACATTCCTCGGGttatcttcatcgaagaacGAGCCTTGGTGCGCTAGGTATTGCCCCAATCTAGAAGGCCTCGCATTAGCAATACTGGAGCCTCTCACGCGCGCTGGCTGAGGTATAGTTGGCGACCCAACGGGAACCTGCTGATTTCCCGCGTTTCTAAACATAGAATCACGGTGCTGTCTATGGTCGTAAAGTTCATTGTGGTCTTCAGTATTCATCGAGACCAACGAGCTAGTTAGCGATGTAGTTGGTGACAAATTCGAATGGCCACTGTTTGATGACTGGTCTCCTGACATCATGTAATTTCACTAAATCGTCACTTTCCTCTGGAtcaagatatcttcttATTTCAACATCAGTAGACTCAAAAACCACTAAATTGTGGTTATTTTCGAAATTTTTCCTGTATGAAACTTTCTGCCACTAGCTTAGTTTACCTTGATATTTCTTAAGGAAACAAACTGTCTCATAATCCTCTGAGCCTCTGCTTGCTATCTGAATTCTGATTAACTATGTTAATCAGAGTTAGTTGTTCAGTTAAGCAACGCTATTAAGCCTCTAGTCAAATTTTTTCCTTGGCAAGTTTTTTCCTTGGCGAAAGATGCCCAACACGTGGagctgaagagctttgcAATGAAGAGAGCTTGACGGCCAGTTACAGCCACTGGAGCCCCGGCTGAAGTGTCTGTAGCATTGTAGTAGCTAGCTCTTGGAGGAGCGCATGTCGTGGGTCGAACTCGGCCTGCTCGTAGCAGAACTAGTGACTCTTGGCGAGGGACTGAAAAGCGCGTGGACGTAGTCCCCCATGTTGAAGTTTGGTGTCTTCCAGAGGTGGGAGGATGACCGTAGCTCTCTCGAGGGCGTCGTCGGGACGTTGGTGGGGGGCTGCACTGCGAGCTGCCGCCTCTTTTGCGGCGAGGATGAAGCGGCCATGTATATGGCCGGAGAGTCCATCAGCAGCTCCGAGGAAGAGGGCGGAAACTGGGCAGCGTGTCCTTGGCTGTAGGTGCCGTGCCTGACGAAATGCGTTGGGGCCTTGAACGTACTTTGCGGAGAGGATGTTTGGTGCTTCATATGGGAAAAGCGGATGGCGTCGTGCGAATCCTCCAGCGCCACTCCGCTAGACATGTAGTTTCTTGGTGTCGATGGCACGCTTGCTGGCTGGTGGCCGGCGGTTGCCGCGGACAAGTAAGGGCTGGTGGCGAGATACATCAGCAAGTCCGCGCCAACGTCGCTTTCACTAGTGCCCAGCTTCCTGCCCAAAGACCTGTTCTTCGGGGTCGCCAGCAATGCCATGGTCCGTGAATTCACGTCTTCGCCAGAGGAGCTCGATGTTATCGCCGGCGGCACCGTGTGATGATGGCCTTTTACGCGTCTTGGAGTCGTAGGgatctcttgctgattCCTCCTGTCTGGCAGtagcgatgaagaggacgcCGGCGGAGCCGGCGGCGGCGTGCTCCAGCCCTTCAGCTGTTTCACGGGCGACCGGGAGCCGTGGTCTTCCTCGCCTGCCTTTGTTTCTACACAACCTTTCTTCACGGGAGACACCTTCGCGATTGCCTCCTTTATCTCTTCGTCGCAGCCGCCATCTCCCCGTCTCTTCCGGACCTTCACTGGCGAAGCTTCCCTCGACGTGGGTACTTTACCAagtttcatcttcagctgtCGTGTCATCTGTGCCAGTTCTGCCCGTTTAAGAATCCGATTTGCGAtctcctgctccttctCAGGCGACATCTGGGCCTCCTCCTGGCTACTGGCTCCGTTCAGCATCGTCATCACCCGTCTTGATGCTGCTTCCAGCTCCCAGCTCTTACGTGTTCATCATACAAGAGATGCCTTTTTTAAGCTCTAACCGAATCTACACAATATATCCACTTTTACCGCAATGGGTAAAGAAAGTGGCCATTCCATCGGAGCCTGGGGTCCACATTGCTGCTCAATTCATCCACAATGTTACCACGCCTGGTTGCTAGACGGCCAATCGGCTCCTTAAGCTGCGTTTTACGCGCAAACACTACTGCGTTGAAGTCGCCGCTAGTTTGCTTATTGCAACGCTACACGTTTACCACATCATCAGCGATCCTCAGTCAGCAGGAGGAGGGAAACGGTGCTCCCGACGGGAGCCAGAAACTAGGGAGTTTCAAGGTGGATAAGCCGATGCTTATGATCGCGTTCACCTGTAAGAAGTGCAGTACCAGGTCATCGCATACAATGTCCAAACAGGCTTACACTGGCGGGACTGTGTTGATTACATGTCCCTCCTGCAAGAACAGGCACCTGATAGCTGaccatttgaagattttcCGTGATGACCGTGTCACCATCGAAGATATCCTGAAAGCCAAAGGCGAGTCTGTGTCGTCCAGCACTGACGACCTGGtgtttgaagatattccaAAAGACCTACAAAGCGTCATTGGACACCATGCCAGGGACGCACCCGAGGATCTGCGGCGAAAGCTCGACAATGAGACAATTCATGCGTTACCAGAGAATCGCAAGACGGATTGAGCTGGCAGACTTTCTGTAGTACGTTTATTTAAGCCGAGACAGCGCAGCGTAGGGACGGAAGCACCGTCTTCAGCTAGCCTGCTGGCCTCCTTCTACATCGTAGGGCTGAACCAGTCTCTAAGTAGTTAACTTGGTCGAAAATTGGACGTTACTAGCATGAACATTCGGGACTATAGTATAAGACACGGTATAGACCGTTCTGGTAAATGAGCTGTGATGAAACGACTGCAATTGTTCAGCTCTAGCAAGTACTTTTCCCTGAGTTCCAAGAGCTCTGACGAAGGGACTCCGAGAGGAAGATCCCCAGCCAGAACCAGACCAAAAAGATACCAGCCGGTCAGGAAAGGAGCTGAGAGAAGACCTAGACTGCATCTTCTGAGTCTTCCATCGAAGATACTGTCTCAGATCATCGGACAGTTGGATGTGAACACGCTTCTATCGCTATGTCAAGTGAATTCAGAACTTTACGAGCTCATATCGAATGAGTTTTTATATCGCAGGATTACTCTGGATAACAAGCTCTCATTATTGAAATTCAATGCTCTAATACATTCCGAGTTTCGCACTTCTAGTGCCCTGGCAGAACAGAATTGCTGCAAGCAAGCGTCTCAAAACGTTAGATTCCTGGTTAGAAGCATTGAGTTTAGAAATCCTCAGTGCCAGGATTCATTGCTGAAGTATAGCAAGTACTACCGTAGCAATGCAAGTGGACAGGAGTTTTTGGCTGGTTCATATGGCTTCGAGAATGACCTTACGCCGACCATCAGCAATTCGAAGTCGCGAACCTCTACCATATCTGAAAACTCTGCAAATAGTTCACGCCGACATTCAGACAAGTTGGATCACGCAGTATCTGAAAAGTACAGGAATCTATACAAGTTGGAATGCCAATTCAGCCAGTACACTTACATTGAATTGATGCTCGATATCATTGACTATCTTCCCAATTTATCACAGATAGTCCTTGACAATGTCCAGCCTGGTTTCAAAGTTCCGCTATGGTACTCAGTGTTAAATGACGGTTCAAGggattttttcaagaagatcatcagtGGACAGCAATCGATGACCTGCAAGGACCTGAGAACCTTTGAAATCTCTGCAGACTTTGCTTCCAAGTATGAAGATAGGTTCCACTTGCTACCGAGAGTTAAGAGGCTGGAAATAAGAGCAGCGTTGGATAAAAGGACAAGGCGTCAAGTCCTTTTGAAGCCAAATCTTTTGTGTTGCTTTGGAATTATAGATGAGTTGATCTTACAAAATGTCATCATTGATACCGAATCCCTCGAGGCTCCGCTGGAATTCGTGCCGTTCCATTTGAGACTGGAACCGTCAGGAGTGTATGACCTGCATTCAACCATTCGTTCATTGACTCTAAAATCATGCGAAATAATACCTGGTAATGGCATTTTGACGCGTTTTTACGATTACTTCAAATGTGTAAGGGAGCTGCGACTTTTGGAAATGATTAGTAAGTTTGATATGCTGCTCTGCAATTGTTTTGCGTCACTCACAGAACTGACGATCGACTGCAGCAGTCCCTGCTTCACGAGCGAGAAAGTGGTTAACGATGACTACTACtatgagaaagaagattTGCTCGATTCTTCTGAGCAAGACTTAGACAGTGATCAATTATCAGTCCCAGAGACTTTGTTTGATCAGCCCATCAATTATTATGTGGCTGCTCCGCCTCCAACATCGCCGGTGGTTTTGGCAATGCAGCTAAAGTACCTGACAAAGCCTATGGTCCAAAGCCAAGCCGGTGCTAGAAAAGCAGCGCAGGTGACAAGGTCGCAGAacgattttttcaaatcttcaagagtaCCCGAGTTTCACCGTTTCTTTCACTATAACAAAAAGCTTTGGGACAGATTGCCCCGCAAGAATATCAATATCAGTATTGTCAATATTCCATTTACCAATGTATTTCCAATGTCGCCCCAATTATACTGCGAAAAGCTTCTAAAACCTCTGGAAGATGATCAACAGACACTTTTACCACCGCGTGCGTCACTGCTGGCTGACGACCAAGATAAGGAGCATTACTGGGACTGTGCTCTAAAGGAGTGCTTGCTGGATTCTGTTCGAGATTCGACCGCCATAGCATCCTACTACGATTCGAACGTAGAGGACTTAATCAACGATATGGACACAGGGCTGCTAAATAACCtcgaaaacttcaagatgttTCAAGACATACCTAATTTAAACGCATGGTTTTTTCTCAAGTCGCTATCAGAATTCAAATCTGTTCGAATGCACATGTTGAAGCAATGGCTGTTTTGCACGCCCAGAAGCAGATTTGACTGGGAAATACTTCTGAAGCCGGTGCTAAACGTCAGTGTGCCAGTAGAGGTTAGAGACCGGGATGGTGTTGTATTATATTCATATGGTTCAAAAAAGCTGCCCAAAAAAAGAGCTAGTACATAACGTTATTCTCTAAGATATGCAACAAGGGAACGTAATTTCAGGTCCTGCGGACAAAACTAAAAaaagttgatcaaaatgaGAAATGCTGAAATAGCAATGGCTGTAACTGGGGACACCGGAGCCGATCCAGCGTTCTTTTTGCCATTCGCTC
The sequence above is drawn from the Torulaspora globosa chromosome 5, complete sequence genome and encodes:
- the SKP2 gene encoding putative SCF ubiquitin ligase complex subunit SKP2 (ancestral locus Anc_3.35), encoding MKRLQLFSSSKYFSLSSKSSDEGTPRGRSPARTRPKRYQPVRKGAERRPRLHLLSLPSKILSQIIGQLDVNTLLSLCQVNSELYELISNEFLYRRITLDNKLSLLKFNALIHSEFRTSSALAEQNCCKQASQNVRFLVRSIEFRNPQCQDSLLKYSKYYRSNASGQEFLAGSYGFENDLTPTISNSKSRTSTISENSANSSRRHSDKLDHAVSEKYRNLYKLECQFSQYTYIELMLDIIDYLPNLSQIVLDNVQPGFKVPLWYSVLNDGSRDFFKKIISGQQSMTCKDLRTFEISADFASKYEDRFHLLPRVKRLEIRAALDKRTRRQVLLKPNLLCCFGIIDELILQNVIIDTESLEAPLEFVPFHLRLEPSGVYDLHSTIRSLTLKSCEIIPGNGILTRFYDYFKCVRELRLLEMISKFDMLLCNCFASLTELTIDCSSPCFTSEKVVNDDYYYEKEDLLDSSEQDLDSDQLSVPETLFDQPINYYVAAPPPTSPVVLAMQLKYLTKPMVQSQAGARKAAQVTRSQNDFFKSSRVPEFHRFFHYNKKLWDRLPRKNINISIVNIPFTNVFPMSPQLYCEKLLKPLEDDQQTLLPPRASLLADDQDKEHYWDCALKECLLDSVRDSTAIASYYDSNVEDLINDMDTGLLNNLENFKMFQDIPNLNAWFFLKSLSEFKSVRMHMLKQWLFCTPRSRFDWEILLKPVLNVSVPVEVRDRDGVVLYSYGSKKLPKKRAST
- the ZIM17 gene encoding Zim17p (ancestral locus Anc_3.36), translating into MLPRLVARRPIGSLSCVLRANTTALKSPLVCLLQRYTFTTSSAILSQQEEGNGAPDGSQKLGSFKVDKPMLMIAFTCKKCSTRSSHTMSKQAYTGGTVLITCPSCKNRHLIADHLKIFRDDRVTIEDILKAKGESVSSSTDDLVFEDIPKDLQSVIGHHARDAPEDLRRKLDNETIHALPENRKTD
- the STB1 gene encoding Stb1p (ancestral locus Anc_3.37) yields the protein MTMLNGASSQEEAQMSPEKEQEIANRILKRAELAQMTRQLKMKLGKVPTSREASPVKVRKRRGDGGCDEEIKEAIAKVSPVKKGCVETKAGEEDHGSRSPVKQLKGWSTPPPAPPASSSSLLPDRRNQQEIPTTPRRVKGHHHTVPPAITSSSSGEDVNSRTMALLATPKNRSLGRKLGTSESDVGADLLMYLATSPYLSAATAGHQPASVPSTPRNYMSSGVALEDSHDAIRFSHMKHQTSSPQSTFKAPTHFVRHGTYSQGHAAQFPPSSSELLMDSPAIYMAASSSPQKRRQLAVQPPTNVPTTPSRELRSSSHLWKTPNFNMGDYVHALFSPSPRVTSSATSRPSSTHDMRSSKS
- the ALR1 gene encoding Mg(2+) transporter ALR1 (ancestral locus Anc_3.38), which encodes MMSGDQSSNSGHSNLSPTTSLTSSLVSMNTEDHNELYDHRQHRDSMFRNAGNQQVPVGSPTIPQPARVRGSSIANARPSRLGQYLAHQGSFFDEDNPRNVVSGNSSSPSGRRGSKVASVGEAPNAKVNSAMSSQTLQKIGHASSGNAHGGTTSNDQRSRANSVASAGSANPKTLLTKTLSHLNGSGKQARRASFDSGDSKASRESQETEEDVCFPMPPQLHTRVNGIDFDELEEFAQASIEQNQYVALKNQQPCKEPAQNVTSMWKHGGSSSSTTTSVSSAAIRYTPKPSDDAASPSSQEEALAQAPGISFGANKVEEDEPQEKYTKRPYGEQAGVGSRNPPQNYASESYQPEFAVPNRFSFFSSESEETVHATDIASLVKPGEHFSELFRDGQPTWWLDCSCPTDDEMRCIAKAFGIHPLTAEDIRMQETREKVELFKSYYFVCFHTFESDNESQDFLEPINVYIIVFRSGVLTFHFGPISHCANVRRRVRQLRDYVDVSSDWICYAIIDDITDSFAPVIQSLEYEADAIEDSVFMARDLDFSVMLEKIGESRRKTMTLMRLLSGKADVIKMFAKRCQDEANGIGPALTSQINIANLQAGDGEVRFACPTLSQPQTQQIAQPRGDIALYLGDIQDHLLTMYQNLLAYEKIFARSHATYLAQLQVESFNSNNKVTEMLGKVTMLGTMLVPLNIIPGLFGMNVKVPGGGQETLGWWFGILGVMICLALTAWFAASYWIKQINPPKTLNEAAESGGKSVISSFFPKSSRQHQHANAHFSDPRFPVQKYPRGPLPSSNRSAASLPSKYSRYD